Proteins encoded within one genomic window of Nonomuraea gerenzanensis:
- a CDS encoding M20 family metallopeptidase, whose translation MRVTSRGSLSLPSLLADLQELVECESPSADHAAVARSAALVARIGAALLGAEPERITIDGCSHLRWRFGDGDRQVLLLAHHDTVWPLGTLAARPYELAGGVIRGPGCFDMLAGLVMAVHAVADLPVRTGVTLLVTGDEELGSPSSRALIEQEARRSRAALVLEASAGGGALKVGRKGVSLYEVRVTGRAAHAGLEPDQGVNAVVELAHLVLAVNALGDPAAGTTVTPTVASAGTTANTVPACGSFAVDVRAWTAAEQLRVDGALRALRPAVPGAAIEIAGGVNRPPLEEAAGRALVERAAAVAARLGLPPVTGTVVGGASDGNFTAGVGTPTLDGLGAVGGGAHADHEHVVADRLLDRTVLLRELIAELLEGQA comes from the coding sequence GTGCGGGTCACCTCGCGCGGCTCGCTCAGCCTGCCGTCGCTGCTCGCCGACCTCCAGGAGCTCGTCGAGTGCGAGTCGCCCTCCGCCGACCACGCCGCGGTCGCCAGGTCGGCCGCCCTCGTGGCCCGCATCGGGGCCGCCCTGCTCGGCGCCGAGCCGGAGCGGATCACCATCGACGGGTGCTCGCACCTGCGGTGGCGCTTCGGCGACGGCGACCGCCAGGTGCTGCTGCTGGCCCACCACGACACGGTCTGGCCGCTCGGCACCCTGGCGGCCCGCCCGTACGAGCTCGCCGGCGGTGTGATCCGCGGCCCCGGTTGCTTCGACATGCTCGCCGGGCTGGTCATGGCGGTCCACGCCGTCGCCGACCTGCCCGTGCGGACCGGCGTCACCCTGCTGGTGACCGGGGACGAGGAGCTCGGGTCGCCGAGCTCGCGCGCCCTGATCGAGCAGGAGGCCCGCCGGTCGCGGGCGGCCCTCGTCCTGGAGGCGTCGGCCGGCGGCGGCGCGCTCAAGGTGGGCCGCAAGGGCGTGTCGTTGTACGAGGTCCGCGTCACCGGCCGCGCGGCCCACGCGGGGCTGGAGCCGGACCAGGGCGTCAACGCCGTGGTCGAGCTGGCGCACCTCGTCCTCGCCGTGAACGCGCTGGGCGACCCGGCGGCCGGCACGACGGTCACCCCGACCGTGGCGAGCGCGGGCACGACGGCGAACACGGTGCCCGCCTGCGGCTCGTTCGCGGTGGACGTGCGGGCCTGGACGGCCGCCGAGCAGCTGCGGGTCGACGGGGCGCTGCGCGCTCTGCGGCCGGCCGTGCCCGGCGCCGCGATCGAGATCGCGGGCGGCGTCAACCGGCCGCCGCTGGAGGAGGCGGCCGGGCGGGCGCTGGTCGAGCGGGCGGCGGCCGTCGCGGCCCGGCTCGGCCTGCCGCCGGTCACCGGCACGGTCGTCGGCGGTGCCTCGGACGGCAACTTCACCGCGGGCGTGGGCACCCCGACGCTCGACGGCCTGGGCGCGGTCGGCGGCGGCGCCCACGCCGACCACGAGCACGTCGTCGCCGACCGGCTGCTCGACCGCACGGTGCTGCTGCGCGAGCTGATCGCCGAACTCCTGGAGGGGCAGGCATGA
- a CDS encoding GNAT family N-acetyltransferase translates to MSIEVSGRRSLDVEASAVGLAEREAARWAARAGVTVRELRDLGEAHAVIALLVEIWGRPDNPLITVEFLRALTKAGNYVAGAYDGDRLIGVCIGFHEEPAARTLHSHIAGVAPGLAGRGTGMALKLHQRAWALARGIVAVEWTFDPLVSRNAYFNIVKLGALPVEYLPNFYGPMHDAINGGDDTDRLLVRWELLSPRVRAACSGTPGERPAAGPSSRRVAAPADIEALRVHDGAAARSWRHRLRDELEPLMAAGGRVVDFDRELGYLVRLAGAHPDPEQIRRTP, encoded by the coding sequence ATGAGCATCGAGGTTTCCGGCCGGCGGAGCCTGGACGTCGAGGCGTCCGCCGTCGGCCTGGCGGAGCGCGAGGCGGCACGGTGGGCGGCCAGGGCCGGGGTGACGGTCAGGGAGCTGCGCGACCTCGGCGAGGCCCACGCCGTGATCGCCCTGCTCGTCGAGATCTGGGGCCGCCCCGACAACCCCCTGATCACCGTGGAGTTCCTGCGGGCGCTGACGAAGGCGGGCAACTACGTCGCCGGCGCCTACGACGGCGACCGGCTGATCGGAGTCTGCATCGGTTTCCACGAGGAGCCGGCGGCCCGCACCCTGCACAGCCACATCGCCGGGGTGGCGCCCGGGCTGGCCGGCCGCGGCACCGGGATGGCGCTCAAGCTCCACCAGCGCGCGTGGGCGCTGGCGCGCGGCATCGTCGCGGTCGAGTGGACCTTCGACCCGCTGGTCAGCCGCAACGCCTACTTCAACATCGTCAAGCTGGGCGCGCTGCCGGTGGAGTACCTGCCCAACTTCTACGGCCCGATGCACGACGCGATCAACGGCGGCGACGACACCGACCGGCTCCTGGTGCGCTGGGAGCTGCTCTCGCCCCGGGTGCGCGCCGCCTGCTCGGGCACGCCCGGCGAACGGCCGGCCGCCGGCCCGTCCAGCAGGCGGGTCGCGGCGCCGGCCGACATCGAGGCGCTGCGCGTCCACGACGGGGCCGCCGCCCGGAGCTGGCGCCACCGGCTGCGCGACGAGCTGGAACCGCTGATGGCCGCCGGTGGCCGCGTCGTCGACTTCGACCGCGAGCTCGGCTACCTCGTCCGGCTCGCCGGCGCCCACCCCGACCCCGAACAGATCCGGAGAACCCCATGA